DNA from Leptolyngbya iicbica LK:
AAGCCTGAAGATCGGGGTCCGCGTCCCCGAAAGCCGTCACCACGGGAGTATCACACCGCTGATGCCACGCGAGAGGCCCTGGCGCGGATTCAATCTCAGCAACCCGACCGGGGCATTCTGGTTACGCCGGATGAACTAGCGGCCCTGTTTAAGGGTCAGAACCAGTACCGGAATGGTCGGGGCCATGACAAGGAGTCGCTGCTGACCGCGTTTGATGGTTCTGGGCTGAAGGTGGACCGAGCGAGTGGGGTGCGCATCAGCCTGCCGCGCACCAGCCTCAGCATTACGGGCACGATTCAACCGGACATCCTGCGCGAGATGATGGGAGATTTCTCCGATGCCAGTGGGCAATGGGCTCGGTTTCTGTGGTGTCTATTGCCACTGAAGCCTGCCCCCTTCCCTCGGCAGACTCAGCCAGATGACCTGTCGGAGCAGCTTTACGGAATCTATCAGCGATTGGCGGGATTTCCACCTCGTTGCTACCGGCTGTCACCGGAAGCCAAAAGAGCGTTTGCGGATTGGTATGACCAGTTGGATCAGCTGCGCATCACTGAAACTCACCAGGGATTGCAGGCGGTGTATGCCAAGATGCAAGGCTATACCGGACGGCTGGCACTCATTTTGCACTGCCTGAATGCAGCGGTGGAGCGGCGGCAACCTGATGAAGCGGTGTCGGTGGAGTCGGTGCGATCGGCGATCAAACTGGTGCGGTGGTTTATGGGGCAGGTGAAGTTGCTGTACGCCGAAGGGGAAACCGCCTGGGGAGTATGGGAGCCGATTTACACGAAGCTGATTCAACTCTCGCGGGTCAGGGGTTGGTTAACCGCGCGGGATGTGCGAAATTTTGAGCGCAGTCTGCGGAAGGCCAGCTCTGATATCATCCGCTCCCATTTTCGTGAACTGGAAGCAATGGGCTATGGCGAGACCAGCGGTGAGGGGCAACGGCTGCGGTGGAGAACGACTGTAGAGGCTGTAGACAGTTCGCGGGAAGTGTAGACACCCCCGTCTACCGCTGAAATGATTGCTATCTATAGCTTTCAAGCAAACTGTAGACAAGTAGACAGGGTTTAGAAATCTGGCAATTTGGGAAAGTGTCTACATGTCTACAGTTAGGACTGAAACGCTTGCTCAGAAAGGAATTGAGCCTGTAGACACCCCCGTCTACTGCAGTCTACAGTTGAGCAAACTGTCTACAGTTGGGTGAAGTGTATGAAGGGTGAGGCTGTGCAGCATATCCGGTTGGGGAAATAGCTGACCAGGTTGATCCGTATCCAAAAAACTGGTGGGAGACGATTCCGGCGTTAAAGGCGTTGTATCAGCACATCTACTTTGAGCTGTTTAGCAATGGTTTTAAGAGAAGTCTTGTCGAACGATTTTGGTCAAAATCCGCATCACCTCACCGCCACGACCAGTCGGCAATGGATTTGACCACTCCTTCATCTCAGCAAATCGCAGTTTGTGGAGCGATTTCACAATACTCTCTACGCCCTCAGGTGAACCTAGCACCATGATGCGCACCTTTTCGCGCCCATTTTCTTGAGGCAACTGAACCTGGGTGACGGCAGCATCCTTACGTCTTGTCATCTTTCGAGCCCCCGCAAAAAATTGACGGTGATTTCTTGACCTCGTGTGCGCCAGCTGGCTTACAAGCAAGTGTAATCTAAATGTATGCCGAGTGGCACACATTTACCCCGTTAAAAACCTCTGACACGATCAGAGGCATGGGAAAAGCTGGGAAAGTCTTAAAACAGGTGCTGGAAGAGTACGGGATTAGCCAAAACGGTCTCGCGACCACTCTGGGCACGGAACGCGGTACCGTCTACCGATGGGTGCATGAGCTCCGCGACCCTTCAGCCGAAACGCTGGTTGAAATCACCAATGCTCTGCGCACACTTAACCCTGATGCCGCCCAGACCTTTGTGCAACGGTATCTCGGTGATGTCGCGCAAGGGAAAGACCCAAGTAAGTGACGAGCGCCTTGCCAAATTAACTTGGTTGCGATCACACCAAAACTTTATGGTGTTCGAGTAGCTGACAAGGTTTATGTAACTCACCTTCGTGCCAATCTTGATTTCCCTTTAATAGTTTCTGCATCGGATGTAACGGGTGACGCGATCGCTTGGTCTGGAGCAGCGCAAGATAGGATGATTTCTGCTGAAAGTGTTAATGGCTGTGGTTTTTAGAGAAGCAGTAGACCAATAGACAGTTTTCATATCTGGAGAGTTTGTGGAAAGTGTCTACCCGTCCATCAATCTAGTAAGCACCACCTTGTAATGAGCTGCGACAATTATGGGCTAGAAGGGATGGATTAGAATGACAGCAAACTGATGTCCCTTTATGTAATCAGGTGTTCAGTCTGGCTGAGGCTGGCTGAGGCTGACACCACTACGGACTGGTCAAAAGTGCCATGGTGATTCCGGCTATTACGCGAGACCTGACGTTTGAAGCGTTCATTGACGTTGAGGATGGCAATGAACTCAATGAATTTGAGCTAGTTGATGGGAGGCTGGTGCTCATGCCGGAGCCGGATGATTGGCATGAAGAGATTTTAGAGTTCCTCTCGTTTATGTTTGAACTGCAGTATCGGCGCATGCGGCTGCGATACTCAGTGCGAAAGCGGAATGCGTTGATGATTGACAATACCAGGGGCCGACGCCCTGATGTGGCTGTGATTGATCGGCCTGAAACCCGTCGGGAGGATCGACAACCGGGGATTCGCAGCGTGCCTCGGATGATTGTGGAAATTGCTTCTGGCAACTGGAGTACTGACCTGGTAGAGAAGCAGGAGGAGTACGAGGCGCTACAGGTGCCGGAGTTCTGGATTGTGGACTACCGGGGGCAGATTCCAGCGAAGTATTGTCAGCGGGGGAAGGGGAAGAAGGTGATTGTGCTGACGCTGGCGGATGGGGTTTATCGGAAGGCGGAATATATGGCGGGGGAGACGGTGCCGTGTCTGACGTTTCCGGAGTTGGCGTTGATGGTGGAGCAGATTTTGGCGGCTGAGGAAGCCTCGTAAAATTAATTGAGACGCCGAAGCATCACTAACAGAAGGCTCCCAGCCCTTGACTATGCCCAGATCGCGCCCGCATTCGGCAACTCACTCAACAGGGGCCAAGGAAACCCAAGTTTCTCAGGCTCCACGTCACCTACACGGTACAAAGCGGCTCTGAGGGATCTCAGGACCTGATCGAAAAGCTGATTGGCCGGGGGAAAATGCTGTGGAAGTCGTTTATCAGAGAACTGCAAAACACGAAGAACCAACGCCTGCAAACAGTGACTACCAAAGCGTTCACTGATGGCTTTCTGCTGAGGGAACAGGTGCTCTCCAACAAGATGGGGCTGTCAGTTCGGGCTCTAGCTTGGCTTAATAAATTTGTTTAACAAAGCCGCTTTATCTTGAAATGGGGAAGAACCCGTATCTACCAAAGTCTTCACGTTTGGTGAAATGTATAACATTGCTTCTCGCTTCCAGGCCTTGAGGAGGAGGAGTGTTTTCCAGTATTACTACTTGGCTATCTTGGAGATTACGCGACAAGTAATCATAAAAGCGAGGCTTCACATCGGATTCTGCTAAGGCAATATCTTCTTCTGATAAGTCTGCATCCTCTGATTCATCGGGAGATTTATAAGCTAGTAAAGGAGAATCAAGAACGACAAATCCCGGATGTGGTAAGTTTCTTTGCTGACAAAATTCCATAAGGCCAATACTCATCGCCGCATGAGTAACTGCTCTAACTCCTTTTCCATTGCTAGAGCGAAGCTGCCCATTGATCACTAAGTCTTTTTCTGACGTATCAAAATGAGCTCTGTCGGCTTCTGGAAAGTTCCAACTTTGCAACAGATTTAAAACATGCTGAGCATAATCATCAAGAAACGTTGTCGATAAATCAATCGGTGTCGTTTCTACAGGAGTTTGCCGGGGAGACTCTACAGGAATTTCTCTTAGAAGAGTCTGTTTCTTTTCTCTGTATAGATTCAAACGATCTAGTTTTTCGAGTATTTGATTTTGCTCATTTATCTGAGGGACAAGGTTACTTAAGCTAAACTCAACGTTACCTATTGGTGCAGTTATCGTCTCTATCTCACCATTTAGTTCTTGTAAACTTGGACGAATTTGTTCTCGCTGTTGCTGCAAATCGAAGAGTTCAAGCGTGAGCTCGGATACAGTTTGTTCAAGTTCCGTTGATAACCTCTGTATCTTAGCAATTTCCGCTCTAGCAGCGTGTACAATCTGTTCTACATTGCCATCACATGATTCATTTTGGTGTTGTTCATTTGGAGGTGTGCCACACAAAGGACAAGGTGTTGGCTCTAAATGTACGAAGAAAGAGCCAGACTCTTCTATCGATGTGAGACGCTCTATGTCTACCTGATAGTTATTTTGAAGCAGTTCAAAACGTGACAATTGTGAGTCGATCTCATCAATTCGATTTGAAAGTCTCTGAATTTCATTCAATATTTGACGGCGTCTTGCTTGTCGCTCATTAAGCTCTCCCCTTACTTGAGCAAGCATTGTCTCCTGTGTCTGAATGTGTTGATTGAGCTCCGCTATTCGTTGTTCGATCTCACTTCGATTTGCCTCTACCCCCTCTAGAGAGAATTGCAAGCTGCTGATAAACTCATTCATTAATTCAATTTTTGCAAGATAGTTTTGCCTTGTATTATCTTGTTCAATGATTCTTTCTTCTTCAGCAACTTGCGCACTATCGTCAACTCCAGTCAGTAATAGTTTAAAGACCGAAAATTCGACAGTTTTTAACATGTGCTGCCCTGTCAATATCGGAGAGGATTCTTTGAGTATTTCGGTTTCCTTGACCAATACCAAGTTAGCGAGATCACGAAAGCTGAGACTTCTTGTATTTCGATTTCGATTTGTTTGAACCAACTTGTCAAGAAGGCCAATTAAAGATAAGAGATAGCCTGAGAGATTATCTGTACGCCCTGGTGAGTGCCTTGCCCCAAGAGTTGTTCCGACTTGTGCTGGTTGAGAATCTAGTATCGCTCCCTCAAACTTTCTAAACCCACCTCCATTGGTACTTCTTTCAAGAGTAAATAGCTCTTGATTTGGTGCGTCGAAAATTAACCTTGCTCTGTCATAACCATTTCTCTGTGGTATGTCTCTCAGTGGCCTGCTAGATCCAAGAAGAAAATCTATAGCCTCTAAGGTGAAAGACTTTCCAACATTGGACGGTCCCCAGATTACATTCAACCCTGAGGTAAATTCTAGTATTGCAGGACGTCTGTCAGGTCCAGTGAAGGATAAGCCTTTGATTAGAAGCGGTTGCCAGGTCATGAGAACCTGCTTGTTGAGCCTGATAGTGGTTGAAATTGATTTGTCCAGCTCCTAAAGAGTTGCCGTTCTTGGGCATAGATCTGGTCTGGAGTAAAGCTACCAAACGTTGAAACGACCCATTTAGAACGATCTCGAAGATTGAGGATATATTGCGAACTGAGCATTTCAAGAAAAGCACTTGCACTATCTGTCGCAACGTATGCAAATCCTTCATTAGATGCAACACGACTAGCCAAATTACGGCTCATCATCAAC
Protein-coding regions in this window:
- a CDS encoding Uma2 family endonuclease; its protein translation is MVIPAITRDLTFEAFIDVEDGNELNEFELVDGRLVLMPEPDDWHEEILEFLSFMFELQYRRMRLRYSVRKRNALMIDNTRGRRPDVAVIDRPETRREDRQPGIRSVPRMIVEIASGNWSTDLVEKQEEYEALQVPEFWIVDYRGQIPAKYCQRGKGKKVIVLTLADGVYRKAEYMAGETVPCLTFPELALMVEQILAAEEAS
- a CDS encoding helix-turn-helix domain-containing protein, with translation MGKAGKVLKQVLEEYGISQNGLATTLGTERGTVYRWVHELRDPSAETLVEITNALRTLNPDAAQTFVQRYLGDVAQGKDPSK
- a CDS encoding ABC-three component system middle component 2, with the protein product MVVSPFNSPMESGLRALTILVEAFPMCLDLEYLVFFDYLTVHSGDIEGGPESLHAPLPMRSGELTVRRKLIERGLLLMMSRNLASRVASNEGFAYVATDSASAFLEMLSSQYILNLRDRSKWVVSTFGSFTPDQIYAQERQLFRSWTNQFQPLSGSTSRFS
- a CDS encoding AAA family ATPase; amino-acid sequence: MTWQPLLIKGLSFTGPDRRPAILEFTSGLNVIWGPSNVGKSFTLEAIDFLLGSSRPLRDIPQRNGYDRARLIFDAPNQELFTLERSTNGGGFRKFEGAILDSQPAQVGTTLGARHSPGRTDNLSGYLLSLIGLLDKLVQTNRNRNTRSLSFRDLANLVLVKETEILKESSPILTGQHMLKTVEFSVFKLLLTGVDDSAQVAEEERIIEQDNTRQNYLAKIELMNEFISSLQFSLEGVEANRSEIEQRIAELNQHIQTQETMLAQVRGELNERQARRRQILNEIQRLSNRIDEIDSQLSRFELLQNNYQVDIERLTSIEESGSFFVHLEPTPCPLCGTPPNEQHQNESCDGNVEQIVHAARAEIAKIQRLSTELEQTVSELTLELFDLQQQREQIRPSLQELNGEIETITAPIGNVEFSLSNLVPQINEQNQILEKLDRLNLYREKKQTLLREIPVESPRQTPVETTPIDLSTTFLDDYAQHVLNLLQSWNFPEADRAHFDTSEKDLVINGQLRSSNGKGVRAVTHAAMSIGLMEFCQQRNLPHPGFVVLDSPLLAYKSPDESEDADLSEEDIALAESDVKPRFYDYLSRNLQDSQVVILENTPPPQGLEARSNVIHFTKREDFGRYGFFPISR